A genomic window from Algoriphagus sp. Y33 includes:
- a CDS encoding SusC/RagA family TonB-linked outer membrane protein, with protein MKHNFTKSKKSPPLGILMLLTSMMLFATFSMATAQTRTITGQVLDENDLPIPGANVLVKGTLVGTVTDLDGIFSVELEEGQRTLVVSFIGYKAKEITVGGESELLVKLSGDIELNEVVVTAAGIERNTANLGYAVSTLGADRLGQKNEPDPIRSLSGKIAGVNVQGSGGVAGGATNITIRGNSSLGNNNQPLFVVDGIPFDNSTYDASGTRNTQSSQSTSSRAFDIDPNNVESMTVLKGAAASALYGSRAANGAIIITTKSGSKKGRKGTEITLTSSYSLEEVSGLPDYQHMYGQGTNGDYRAGVYGSYGSPYSSRATIPHPLASSAYPSSIFPDFYESDGVTPREVPYQSYAGKNQTNFLRTGQLLENGVSINTGTEKTGLSIGVSRMDNKGVVPGNSISRTSFSAGGNANLDNGFFVRGTINYVKTEQESPPIGGSGSVMGNLLFMPTSYDLTNLPYKHPETGANIYYRALDNPYWSVENSPSTSNVDRYFGSFVFGKDITSWLTIQNTFGFNGYSDSRVSVLGKGSSVYANGTINTDDIYRQELDNTLLITTSFSLSEDLKLRGIFGNNINQRMTRRSAFSGDGIIVSGINDIRNTTTITLSEIPRNQALIKQRFYAFFADLTLDYKNFASINFVGRNDVSSTLPAENRSYLYGGVNGALTFTEALQIKSNILNHGAIRIGYTRVGNEAAPYQTVNVFNANETFGGIGSPFSNGSNTNVSTQTLSNSLTNSSLKPEFITEFEIGTDLSFLQNLFSLDITYYDKRSTSQIFVVDSPPSSGFLTRIINLGETSNKGIEIGLTANPLMSDTGLNWSISGNFTKNKNTVEDIGENSQLVYEGNVHIAGMPYGLIFGTRYARDDEGNILVNPATAKPITAATNGPIGDPNPDFMVGLTNTFTFRGITLDVLFDWKQGGDILSTTIGETYARGVLRDTEDRDSFRIGQGVLGDVNTRTPLLDENGNKIPNNTALNYNDYYFSSGFGPSGASAGYIGEATVFDGTVFRLREISLGYFLPAALLSKTPFGRASISVSGRNLWYKAPNTPDAMNYDPEVSTSGANNLGRDVLGVPSTKRYGVNLSLSF; from the coding sequence ATGAAACACAATTTTACAAAAAGTAAGAAATCTCCGCCATTGGGGATTTTAATGTTATTAACAAGTATGATGCTCTTTGCCACATTTTCGATGGCTACTGCTCAGACAAGAACTATTACGGGACAGGTATTGGATGAAAATGATTTACCCATTCCCGGTGCCAACGTCTTGGTAAAAGGCACCTTGGTAGGTACCGTCACCGATTTGGATGGAATTTTTTCCGTAGAATTGGAGGAGGGGCAGCGTACATTGGTAGTTTCATTTATAGGATATAAAGCAAAGGAGATTACAGTAGGAGGCGAAAGTGAGCTACTGGTAAAGCTAAGCGGTGATATCGAGCTGAATGAAGTAGTAGTAACTGCTGCCGGCATAGAGCGGAATACAGCCAATTTGGGGTATGCAGTATCCACACTTGGTGCGGACAGATTGGGGCAGAAGAACGAACCTGACCCAATCAGGTCTCTATCAGGCAAGATTGCGGGAGTCAATGTACAGGGATCTGGCGGAGTAGCAGGTGGGGCAACCAATATAACCATCCGTGGTAATTCTTCCTTGGGAAATAATAATCAGCCCTTATTCGTAGTGGATGGGATTCCCTTTGATAATTCTACCTATGATGCCAGTGGCACAAGGAATACCCAGTCTTCCCAGTCTACTTCCAGCAGAGCTTTTGACATAGATCCAAATAATGTAGAAAGTATGACCGTATTGAAGGGAGCGGCAGCTTCTGCACTCTATGGTTCCCGTGCAGCTAACGGCGCAATAATCATCACGACTAAATCCGGATCAAAAAAGGGTAGAAAGGGCACGGAAATAACCCTTACTTCTTCTTACAGCTTGGAGGAGGTTTCAGGTCTTCCTGATTACCAGCATATGTACGGGCAGGGAACTAATGGAGATTACCGTGCGGGTGTTTATGGATCTTATGGTTCTCCATACAGTTCCAGAGCTACGATTCCCCATCCATTGGCTTCCAGCGCTTATCCATCCAGTATATTTCCTGACTTCTACGAAAGTGACGGGGTGACACCAAGAGAAGTGCCCTATCAATCTTATGCGGGCAAAAATCAAACGAATTTTTTGAGAACAGGGCAATTGCTGGAAAATGGTGTCTCGATCAACACAGGAACTGAAAAGACCGGATTGTCAATAGGAGTGAGTAGAATGGACAACAAAGGGGTAGTTCCCGGAAACAGTATCTCAAGGACGTCTTTTTCTGCGGGAGGAAATGCTAATCTGGACAATGGTTTTTTTGTCAGGGGAACAATAAATTATGTGAAAACCGAGCAGGAAAGTCCTCCGATCGGGGGATCAGGTTCAGTAATGGGCAATCTGCTGTTCATGCCTACCAGTTATGATCTGACCAACTTGCCCTATAAGCATCCCGAAACGGGTGCGAATATTTACTACAGAGCGTTGGACAATCCCTACTGGTCAGTAGAGAACAGTCCTTCTACAAGCAATGTGGATAGGTATTTTGGAAGTTTTGTCTTTGGTAAGGATATTACTTCTTGGCTGACCATTCAGAATACATTTGGATTTAACGGATATTCAGATTCACGTGTGAGTGTATTGGGTAAGGGCTCTAGTGTATATGCCAATGGTACTATCAATACAGATGATATTTACAGACAGGAGTTGGACAATACGCTATTGATCACTACCAGTTTCAGCTTGTCAGAGGATCTGAAACTAAGAGGGATTTTTGGCAACAACATCAACCAGCGTATGACCAGACGCTCGGCTTTCTCGGGTGATGGAATTATAGTGTCCGGAATTAACGATATCCGGAATACCACCACGATCACACTTTCCGAAATCCCCAGAAACCAGGCGCTGATCAAACAACGGTTTTATGCCTTTTTTGCAGATTTGACACTGGACTATAAAAACTTTGCCTCCATAAATTTTGTAGGTAGAAATGATGTTTCCTCCACACTTCCTGCGGAAAACAGAAGTTATCTATATGGGGGTGTAAACGGTGCGCTGACCTTCACGGAAGCACTTCAAATCAAAAGTAATATCCTGAATCACGGTGCAATACGCATAGGGTACACACGGGTGGGAAATGAAGCGGCTCCATACCAGACAGTCAATGTGTTTAATGCGAATGAGACTTTTGGAGGAATAGGCTCTCCTTTTTCTAATGGAAGCAATACCAATGTAAGTACTCAGACCTTGTCAAACAGCCTGACGAATTCTTCGCTTAAACCGGAATTTATCACGGAGTTTGAGATAGGGACTGATCTTAGCTTCCTTCAAAATCTATTTTCACTTGATATTACTTATTACGACAAGCGAAGTACTTCTCAGATATTTGTTGTGGATTCACCGCCGTCCTCCGGTTTCCTCACCCGGATAATCAACTTGGGTGAGACTTCCAATAAAGGAATAGAAATAGGGCTAACTGCGAACCCGCTCATGTCAGACACCGGATTGAACTGGTCTATTTCGGGTAATTTCACCAAAAACAAAAATACAGTAGAAGATATCGGTGAGAACTCGCAGTTGGTCTACGAAGGCAATGTGCATATTGCAGGAATGCCCTATGGGTTGATTTTCGGCACCCGATATGCGCGTGATGACGAAGGGAATATTCTGGTAAATCCTGCTACTGCCAAGCCGATTACAGCAGCGACAAATGGCCCAATAGGAGATCCAAATCCTGACTTTATGGTCGGGCTTACCAATACCTTCACTTTTAGGGGGATCACGCTTGATGTGCTTTTCGATTGGAAGCAAGGGGGGGATATTCTGTCCACCACCATTGGCGAAACTTACGCCAGAGGTGTTTTGAGAGATACCGAGGACAGGGATTCGTTTCGGATAGGACAGGGAGTTTTGGGGGATGTCAATACCAGAACACCGCTGTTGGATGAAAACGGCAACAAAATCCCTAACAATACCGCCTTGAATTACAATGATTACTATTTCTCAAGCGGATTTGGTCCGAGTGGTGCCTCTGCCGGCTACATAGGTGAAGCCACGGTGTTTGACGGGACGGTATTCAGACTGAGGGAGATTTCTCTTGGATATTTTTTGCCTGCCGCACTACTTTCTAAGACACCGTTTGGAAGAGCGTCGATTTCCGTAAGCGGAAGAAATCTTTGGTACAAAGCTCCCAATACGCCGGATGCGATGAATTACGATCCTGAGGTAAGCACTTCCGGAGCCAATAATTTAGGCAGAGATGTTTTGGGCGTTCCTTCCACCAAAAGATATGGGGTGAACCTCAGTCTTAGTTTCTAA